One Pirellulales bacterium DNA window includes the following coding sequences:
- a CDS encoding serine protein kinase — translation MSDGHSIISLVAQRQDLEQFRRKNWEGTFQEYLDVVKKDPKVTRNAFQRVFDMIMSYGAESYEKGREKRTRYRFFDDPEKNGQDAVFGLDDTLAALVNAFKSAAKGYGIEKRVLLLHGPVGSSKSTIARLLKKGLERYSHADDGALFTLGWVDLDKSEIVHWCPMHEEPLHLIPGRFRDDVVARLNADQPAGAFPVRIEGELCPFCRYVYNDRLRHYAGDWTRVVQDVRVKRLLLSEKDRIGIGTFQPKDEKNQ, via the coding sequence ATGAGTGACGGACACTCGATTATTTCGCTGGTGGCACAGCGCCAAGACCTGGAACAGTTCCGCCGTAAGAACTGGGAGGGAACGTTCCAGGAATACCTCGACGTCGTCAAAAAAGACCCCAAAGTCACCCGCAACGCCTTTCAACGCGTCTTCGACATGATCATGTCGTACGGCGCCGAGAGCTATGAAAAGGGCCGGGAGAAGCGGACCCGCTATCGCTTCTTCGACGATCCTGAGAAGAACGGCCAGGACGCGGTGTTCGGCCTCGATGACACGCTGGCCGCACTGGTCAACGCTTTCAAAAGCGCCGCCAAGGGCTACGGAATCGAAAAACGCGTGTTGCTGCTGCACGGCCCGGTTGGCAGCAGCAAGAGCACCATCGCCCGGCTGCTCAAGAAAGGGCTGGAGCGGTATTCCCATGCCGACGATGGGGCCTTGTTCACGCTCGGCTGGGTCGATCTCGACAAGTCCGAGATCGTGCATTGGTGCCCCATGCACGAGGAGCCGCTGCACCTGATTCCCGGTCGCTTCCGCGACGACGTGGTGGCCAGATTGAACGCCGATCAGCCCGCGGGCGCTTTCCCCGTGCGCATCGAGGGCGAGCTTTGCCCGTTCTGCCGCTATGTCTACAACGACCGGCTGCGACACTACGCGGGCGACTGGACGCGCGTCGTCCAGGATGTTCGCGTCAAGCGCTTGCTGCTCAGCGAAAAGGACCGCATCGGCATCGGCACCTTCCAGCCCAAGGACGAGAAGAACCAGGA